A region from the Hippoglossus hippoglossus isolate fHipHip1 chromosome 16, fHipHip1.pri, whole genome shotgun sequence genome encodes:
- the LOC117776911 gene encoding dendritic cell-specific transmembrane protein, with protein sequence MLLSWVTIKQSLADFGFLVVDVFTAGKRESFQRTIILLLTCSSSSLLLSALLLLYLLYTLDYDTAVAGGITGCFGALLTGALFLSKRIRCLGTLFVISIFMKKSRSLLLTAGTSLVVLKNIRNTLENLTGLLRSMVCNLKAKKSAITAPFSNYVNMLKWIGNMLKGITDLGVVNFDSKLKVSPRLESENFRVKLSEAEQKLNETVKFAQSLVKTVSSVADRMFPAISFLVLMMFIALHIRKYRSDMKYQNRYIGGRFVRFDERQKAEGKPHLLPLTPEEGKLYTAFLSARPTTRERKAVLKFGASIVFHFVTWVIFITVDALLYCFVDIITTKLSELEPFNVPLLMSIKGIATLIGIPLSEESHQKDFSFSVTLFEKKCLPKPKLLLYNSIFPLAVILLVLLIMALVASKVTQLRLMVCERFFSTAAEERVAYLHDKILRKRLKRRKDENNSGLRSLILKPHFWCPLLFRPKQNPQSVV encoded by the exons ATGCTTCTCTCATGGGTAACAATAAAACAGAGTCTTGCAGATTTTGGGTTTCTGGTCGTGGATGTTTTCACAGCTGGTAAAAGGGAGAGCTTTCAAAGaaccatcatcctcctcctgacctgcagctcctccagcctgCTGCTCAGCGCCCTGCTCTTACTCTACCTGCTCTACACCCTGGACTATGACACGGCAGTGGCTGGAGGGATTACGGGCTGCTTTGGGGCGTTGCTTACCGGCGCTCTCTTCTTATCAAAGAGAATAAGATGCTTAGGGACTCTCTTTGTGATCTCTATTTTCATGAAGAAGAGTCGGAGCTTGCTGCTAACTGCTGGGACCAGTTTGGTAGTTCTCAAAAACATCCGCAACACCTTGGAAAACCTCACAGGACTCCTCAGGAGCATGGTTTGCAACCTCAAGGCGAAGAAGTCGGCCATCACAGCCCCTTTCAGTAACTATGTCAACATGTTGAAGTGGATAGGAAACATGCTGAAAGGGATTACAGACCTGGGAGTAGTGAACTTTGACTCCAAGCTGAAGGTTTCACCCAGACTGGAATCAGAAAACTTCCGTGTGAAACTCAGTGAAGCGGAGCAGAAGCTGAATGAGACCGTGAAATTTGCACAGTCCCTGGTGaaaacagtttcctctgtggCCGACAGGATGTTTCCTGCCATCAGCTTCCTCGTGCTCATGATGTTCATAGCCTTGCACATCAGGAAATACCGCAGTGACATGAAATATCAAAACAGGTATATCGGCGGCAGATTTGTCCGTTTTGACGAGAGGCAGAAGGCAGAAGGAaagccccacctcctccccctcacacCAGAGGAGGGGAAGCTGTACACAGCTTTCCTCTCCGCCCGTCCCACCACCAGGGAGAGGAAAGCTGTTCTCAAGTTTGGTGCTTcaattgttttccattttgtgaCTTGGGTCATATTTATAACTGTGGATGCTTTATTGTACTGCTTTGTGGATATTATAACAACGAAGTTATCAGAGCTGGAACCCTTCAATGTCCCCCTGTTGATGAGCATCAAA GGGATTGCGACTTTAATTGGTATACCACTTAGTGAGGAGAGTCATCAAAAAGACTTTTCCTTCTCTGTGACCTTGTTCGAGAAGAAGTGCCTTCCTAAACCCAAGCTGCTGCTCTATAACTCCATATTTCCACTGGCTGTCATTCTGCTCGTCCTGCTCATTATGGCCCTGGTGGCTTCCAAAGTGACCCAGCTCAGGCTGATGGTCTGTGAGCGATTCTTCTCCACCGCTGCGGAGGAGCGAGTGGCGTACCTGCACGACAAGATCCTGCGGAAGAGATTGAAAAGGAGGAAGGATGAAAACAACTCTGGCCTCAGATCACTAATTCTTAAG CCACATTTCTGGTGCCCGCTGCTCTTTCGACCCAAACAGAATCCACAAAGTGTCGTGTGA